One genomic region from Granulimonas faecalis encodes:
- a CDS encoding GNAT family N-acetyltransferase → MPIALKSPRIVLRPWQEEDAPVLFSLASDPAVGPIAGWPPHTSVADSLRVIRDILSAPETYAVVLSETGEPAGSIGLHFGDAGTVPLSEGEAELGYWIGRKFWGRGLAPEAADMLIRHGFVDLRLSTLWCGYYDGNDRSRRVQEKCGFVFHHTEKDVAREPMGDVRTAHMSCLTKRMWENQKR, encoded by the coding sequence ATGCCGATAGCCCTGAAATCGCCTCGCATCGTCCTGCGGCCTTGGCAGGAGGAGGACGCCCCAGTGCTCTTCTCCCTCGCTAGCGACCCCGCAGTGGGCCCCATCGCCGGGTGGCCGCCGCACACGTCCGTGGCAGACAGCCTCCGCGTCATCCGCGACATCCTCTCAGCGCCCGAAACCTATGCCGTGGTCCTGTCCGAGACCGGCGAGCCCGCAGGCTCCATCGGCCTGCACTTTGGCGACGCCGGGACCGTGCCCCTTTCTGAGGGAGAGGCCGAGCTTGGCTATTGGATCGGCAGGAAGTTCTGGGGCCGGGGCCTCGCTCCCGAGGCGGCCGACATGCTTATCCGCCACGGCTTTGTCGACCTGCGCCTCTCCACGCTGTGGTGCGGCTACTACGACGGCAACGACCGGTCCCGCCGCGTCCAGGAGAAGTGCGGGTTCGTCTTCCACCACACCGAGAAGGACGTTGCCCGCGAGCCCATGGGCGACGTCCGCACGGCGCACATGAGCTGCCTCACCAAAAGGATGTGGGAGAACCAAAAACGTTGA
- a CDS encoding phosphoribosylformylglycinamidine synthase codes for MVSRIYVEKKPGFDIEAQSLAQELRDIVGIAGLTGLRLFNRYDVEGVDEATFAACVPTVFSEPQSDNVTDKLPPSGGAAVFAVEYLPGQFDQRAESASECVQLISQKERPLVRSATVYALEGELSPEDVERVKAYVVNPVEARLAGLDKPGTLAQDFPAPKEVEVLDGFRTWDDAQLAEFIAERGLAMDADDARFCREYFSGERRDPTITEIRVIDTYWSDHCRHTTFGTELDSVTIEDSRVQRAFDRYLKCRHSLGRDAKPVCLMDMGTIGARALKAQGVLTGLDESDEINACTVKVRVDVDGEEQDWLYLFKNETHNHPTEIEPFGGAATCIGGAIRDPLSGRSYVYQAMRVTGAADPTVPVADTLPGKLPQRKLVTTAAGGYSSYGNQIGLATGQVAELYHPGYAAKRMEIGAVVGAAPAANVRREEPTPGDVVVLLGGRTGRDGIGGATGSSKSHTATSIETCGAEVQKGNAPVERKLQRLFRNAEACRMIKRCNDFGAGGVSVAVGELADGLAIDLDAVPKKYEGLDGTELAISESQERMAVALAPEDVDAFIELARGENLEATPIATVTAEPRVTMAWRGDTVVDLSREFLASNGAPKHQDALVEAPKAWDVPAAWADDALPLAERLTAVVSDLNVASNKGLSERFDSTIGAATVLMPHGGSRQLTPPSAMVAKLPVDGETTTCSGMAWGFNPYLSAADQYSGAYLAVVESVARLVAAGFHREDAYLTFQEYFERLRDEPARWGKPVASVLGALDAQLDLGVGAIGGKDSMSGSFDELDVPPTLVSFATAVGPVDRVTSPEFKGAGHRLLGIVPRYRDDAPLVPEAGAEKCAMALVEKLVGSGAALSVATPGYGATAETLFKMSLGNGLGIELDPTFVASHGAEALFSPAYGSFIVELADGAEVPDAPDCLAVGLLGTTLDEYVLRAGDECVDLAAVQEAWERPLEGVFPYRTAPEEAAGLPEVPQATWTGGVGATYHGPSLIGADAGRPRVVIPVFPGNNCEFDSARAFRRAGAVAETLVVNNLTPDAVAESCAALADAIDRSQIVMIPGGFSGGDEPDGSAKFITAFFRSPAVTEAVRRLLQDRDGLMLGICNGFQALVKLGLVPFGDIRPMDKDCPTLTFNGIGRHQSRLVRTRVCSDLSPWLSKCEVGDVHTVAVSHGEGRFVAPDAVLASMVESGQVCTQYVDDNGRPSMDLSVNPNGSLLAIEGICSPDGRVMGKMGHTERSGSGLYKNVGGNLFQPLIEGGVAYFA; via the coding sequence ATGGTTTCAAGGATCTACGTAGAGAAAAAGCCCGGGTTCGACATCGAGGCGCAGTCCCTTGCCCAAGAGCTGCGCGACATCGTGGGCATAGCGGGCCTCACCGGCCTGCGCCTGTTCAACCGCTACGACGTGGAGGGCGTGGACGAGGCGACGTTCGCCGCCTGCGTGCCCACGGTCTTTTCGGAGCCGCAATCGGACAATGTCACAGACAAGCTGCCCCCCTCGGGCGGGGCCGCTGTGTTTGCCGTGGAGTACCTGCCCGGCCAGTTCGACCAGCGGGCGGAGTCGGCCAGCGAGTGCGTGCAGCTCATCAGCCAGAAAGAGCGGCCGCTCGTGCGCTCGGCCACCGTGTACGCGCTCGAAGGGGAGCTCTCGCCCGAGGACGTGGAGCGCGTGAAGGCCTACGTGGTGAACCCCGTGGAGGCGCGCCTTGCCGGGTTGGACAAGCCTGGCACGCTGGCCCAGGACTTCCCGGCCCCAAAAGAAGTGGAGGTTCTTGACGGCTTTCGCACCTGGGACGACGCACAGCTGGCAGAGTTTATCGCCGAGCGCGGCCTGGCCATGGACGCAGACGACGCGCGCTTCTGCCGCGAGTATTTCTCGGGCGAGAGGCGCGACCCCACCATCACCGAGATCCGGGTCATCGACACCTACTGGTCCGACCACTGCCGCCACACCACCTTCGGCACCGAGCTCGACTCCGTGACCATCGAGGACAGCCGTGTGCAGAGGGCGTTCGACCGCTACCTGAAGTGCCGCCACAGCCTGGGCCGCGACGCCAAGCCCGTCTGCCTCATGGACATGGGCACCATCGGCGCCCGCGCCCTCAAGGCGCAGGGCGTGCTCACGGGTCTCGACGAATCCGACGAGATCAACGCCTGCACCGTCAAGGTGAGGGTGGACGTGGACGGCGAGGAGCAGGACTGGCTCTACCTCTTCAAGAACGAGACCCACAACCACCCCACCGAGATCGAGCCCTTCGGCGGCGCGGCCACCTGCATCGGCGGCGCCATCCGCGACCCGCTCTCCGGGCGCTCCTACGTCTACCAGGCCATGCGCGTCACCGGCGCGGCCGACCCCACGGTGCCTGTGGCGGACACCCTGCCCGGCAAGCTCCCCCAGCGCAAGCTCGTGACCACCGCGGCGGGGGGCTACTCCTCCTACGGCAACCAGATCGGCCTGGCCACCGGCCAGGTGGCCGAGCTCTACCACCCCGGCTACGCCGCCAAGCGCATGGAGATCGGCGCCGTGGTGGGCGCCGCACCGGCCGCCAACGTGCGCCGCGAGGAGCCCACCCCCGGCGACGTGGTGGTGCTGCTCGGCGGCCGCACGGGCCGCGACGGCATCGGCGGGGCCACGGGCTCGTCGAAGTCGCACACCGCCACCTCCATCGAGACCTGCGGCGCCGAGGTGCAGAAGGGCAACGCCCCCGTGGAGCGCAAGCTCCAGCGCCTGTTCCGCAACGCCGAGGCCTGCCGGATGATCAAGCGCTGCAACGACTTCGGCGCCGGCGGCGTGTCGGTGGCCGTGGGCGAGCTCGCCGACGGCCTGGCCATCGACCTCGACGCCGTGCCCAAGAAGTACGAGGGGTTGGACGGCACCGAGCTCGCCATCTCCGAGAGCCAGGAGCGCATGGCCGTGGCCCTGGCGCCCGAGGACGTGGACGCCTTCATCGAGCTGGCCCGCGGCGAGAACCTCGAGGCCACGCCCATCGCCACCGTGACGGCCGAGCCGCGGGTCACCATGGCCTGGCGCGGCGACACCGTGGTGGACCTCTCGCGCGAGTTCCTCGCCTCCAACGGCGCGCCCAAGCATCAGGACGCGCTGGTGGAAGCGCCCAAGGCGTGGGACGTGCCGGCGGCCTGGGCAGACGACGCGCTGCCTTTGGCCGAGCGTCTGACGGCCGTTGTCTCCGACCTCAACGTAGCCTCCAACAAGGGCCTCTCCGAGCGGTTTGACTCCACCATCGGCGCCGCCACCGTTTTGATGCCCCACGGCGGCTCGCGCCAGCTCACGCCGCCGAGCGCCATGGTGGCAAAGCTGCCCGTGGACGGCGAGACCACCACGTGCTCGGGCATGGCCTGGGGCTTCAACCCCTACCTCTCTGCGGCCGACCAGTATTCCGGTGCCTACCTGGCCGTGGTGGAGAGCGTGGCGCGCCTTGTAGCGGCCGGCTTCCACCGCGAGGACGCCTACCTCACGTTCCAGGAGTACTTCGAGCGCCTGCGCGACGAACCCGCCCGCTGGGGCAAGCCCGTGGCCTCGGTGCTCGGCGCCTTGGACGCCCAGTTGGACCTCGGGGTGGGCGCCATCGGCGGCAAGGACTCCATGAGCGGCTCCTTTGACGAGCTGGACGTGCCCCCCACCCTGGTGTCGTTTGCCACGGCCGTGGGTCCCGTGGACCGCGTGACCTCCCCCGAGTTCAAGGGGGCCGGCCACCGGCTGCTGGGCATCGTGCCGCGCTACCGCGACGACGCCCCCCTCGTGCCCGAGGCCGGCGCCGAGAAGTGCGCCATGGCCCTTGTGGAAAAGCTCGTGGGAAGCGGGGCCGCGCTCTCCGTGGCCACGCCCGGCTACGGCGCCACGGCCGAGACCCTGTTCAAGATGAGCCTGGGCAACGGCCTGGGCATCGAGCTCGACCCCACCTTCGTGGCGAGCCACGGCGCAGAGGCGCTCTTCTCGCCCGCCTACGGCTCCTTCATCGTGGAGCTGGCCGACGGTGCCGAGGTACCGGACGCCCCCGACTGCCTTGCCGTGGGCCTGCTCGGCACGACGCTGGACGAGTACGTGCTGCGCGCCGGCGACGAGTGCGTGGACCTGGCGGCCGTGCAGGAGGCCTGGGAGCGTCCGCTGGAGGGCGTGTTCCCCTACCGCACGGCACCCGAGGAGGCCGCCGGCCTGCCCGAGGTGCCCCAGGCCACCTGGACGGGCGGCGTGGGCGCCACCTACCACGGACCGTCGCTGATCGGCGCCGACGCCGGCAGGCCCCGGGTGGTCATTCCGGTGTTCCCGGGCAACAACTGCGAGTTTGACAGCGCGCGGGCCTTCCGGCGCGCCGGCGCCGTGGCCGAGACCCTCGTGGTCAACAACCTGACGCCGGACGCCGTGGCCGAGAGCTGCGCCGCCCTGGCCGACGCCATCGACCGCAGCCAGATCGTCATGATCCCCGGCGGCTTCTCCGGCGGCGACGAGCCCGACGGCTCCGCCAAGTTCATCACGGCATTCTTCCGCTCGCCGGCGGTCACCGAGGCCGTGCGGCGCCTCCTGCAGGACCGCGACGGCCTCATGCTGGGCATCTGCAACGGCTTCCAGGCTTTGGTGAAGCTGGGCCTCGTGCCCTTTGGCGACATCCGGCCCATGGACAAGGACTGCCCCACCCTCACGTTCAACGGCATCGGCCGGCACCAGAGCCGCCTTGTGCGCACGCGCGTGTGCTCCGACCTGTCGCCGTGGCTCTCGAAGTGCGAGGTGGGAGACGTGCACACGGTGGCCGTCAGCCACGGCGAGGGCCGCTTTGTGGCGCCCGACGCCGTGCTCGCCTCCATGGTGGAGAGCGGTCAGGTGTGCACTCAGTACGTGGACGACAACGGGCGGCCGTCCATGGACCTCTCGGTGAACCCCAACGGCTCGCTCCTGGCCATCGAGGGCATCTGCAGCCCCGACGGCCGCGTGATGGGCAAGATGGGCCACACGGAGCGCTCCGGCAGCGGGCTGTACAAGAACGTGGGCGGCAACCTGTTCCAGCCGCTCATCGAAGGCGGCGTGGCCTACTTCGCGTAG
- a CDS encoding pyridoxamine 5'-phosphate oxidase family protein, whose translation MSVPMRRKRQRLSDDEARSIMASGEYGVLVTGGTAADGYPYGVPLSYAFEACPAPGAPWGRIYFHGAPQGHKLDALAENPRVSFVVVAHNETAPELLTTLYRSAMAFGEARIAEDDDERRAGLEALGRRYCPGLDAKVAAEIEGSLARTAVVVMDVEELVAKEAIELVRARP comes from the coding sequence ATGAGCGTTCCCATGCGCCGCAAGCGTCAAAGGCTGTCCGACGACGAGGCCCGTTCCATCATGGCCTCCGGCGAGTACGGCGTCCTTGTCACGGGCGGCACCGCCGCCGACGGCTACCCCTACGGCGTGCCCCTGAGCTACGCCTTCGAGGCCTGCCCCGCCCCCGGCGCCCCGTGGGGCCGCATCTACTTCCACGGCGCGCCCCAGGGTCACAAGCTCGACGCCCTGGCCGAGAATCCCCGGGTCTCCTTTGTGGTGGTGGCCCACAACGAGACGGCGCCCGAGCTGCTCACCACCCTCTATCGCAGCGCCATGGCCTTCGGCGAGGCCCGGATCGCCGAGGACGACGACGAGAGGCGGGCGGGGCTCGAGGCCTTGGGCCGCAGGTACTGCCCCGGCCTCGACGCAAAGGTGGCCGCAGAGATCGAGGGGTCCCTGGCCCGCACGGCGGTGGTCGTGATGGATGTGGAGGAGCTCGTCGCCAAGGAGGCCATCGAGCTCGTGAGGGCCCGCCCCTAG
- a CDS encoding putative ABC transporter permease: protein MASFKRMFMKFFTKDQEGRYHVLTVEWWRTLFVVFCVFCWVGHWLEIPYCTFMDQFGIVADDYAVWVEPWFTPYWVYGIGAVAMTLVIEPFREDVITKRKTTWGAVLETFACTVAVSAVLETVIGLIINQPDAAGTYPYWDNSQLPLNILGQGWLVNDLVIGVMAILYLWVFYPAIDAWLRSLRPWVANTLCLALIALIVVAALLAYL from the coding sequence ATGGCGTCATTCAAGCGCATGTTCATGAAGTTCTTCACAAAGGACCAAGAGGGCCGCTACCACGTGCTCACGGTGGAGTGGTGGCGCACCCTGTTCGTGGTCTTCTGCGTCTTTTGCTGGGTGGGCCATTGGCTCGAGATCCCTTATTGCACCTTTATGGACCAGTTCGGCATCGTGGCCGACGACTATGCCGTGTGGGTTGAACCGTGGTTCACCCCTTACTGGGTCTACGGCATCGGCGCCGTGGCCATGACCTTGGTCATCGAGCCCTTCCGTGAGGACGTCATCACCAAGCGAAAGACCACGTGGGGCGCCGTGCTCGAGACGTTTGCCTGCACCGTGGCCGTGTCGGCCGTGCTTGAGACCGTCATCGGCCTCATCATCAACCAGCCCGACGCCGCCGGCACCTACCCCTACTGGGACAACTCGCAGCTGCCTCTCAACATCCTGGGTCAGGGCTGGCTCGTGAACGACCTCGTCATCGGCGTTATGGCCATCTTGTATCTCTGGGTCTTCTATCCCGCCATCGACGCTTGGCTGCGCTCTTTGCGCCCCTGGGTGGCCAACACCCTGTGCCTCGCTCTCATCGCCCTCATTGTCGTGGCAGCTCTTTTGGCCTACCTGTAA
- a CDS encoding S10 family peptidase, translating to MADVTAAEKPADEGAEKVPEKASKHYTWHGEDGKTIDYTGTAEMVDIFDDKGKAMCHQFCLSYVSDDVDKSDRPVTFLWNGGPGGSSSMVCIGGMGPVRVPTDGTRHLPNTCPVEDNPYTLLQVSDLVFIDAPGTGYSHVAAGYDPKKVWGVDGDGDAMARTVIAWLNEHNAWDRPHYLYGESYGTTRAAVVYRLLGERGVGVDGVVEQSSILDYAVMLPGNDDYYAGMFPVMAATAQSAGVTGQGVSPEDWFAQAMDFVNTTYINALTIAGNLPQDKMQEIAEKMSEFIGLPVDFIMARKLRIELYEFRAHFAQDKGLSHGRYDTRFTEQVYQPVQGDLGFFQMEDPSYDAIQVVYNEVYQKLLRDMGFAGYPNYCGLNIEVNEAWNWNHDMPGVGTAPMPNVAFDIATALRRNPTSHVIFLGGRHDGATPYWNVIHDMAKMYLPDDLAKQVLWYESSNGHMLYADTEALKATTPVLQDFYDLRHQA from the coding sequence ATGGCAGACGTCACTGCGGCCGAGAAGCCCGCGGACGAGGGCGCCGAGAAGGTGCCCGAGAAGGCTTCCAAGCACTACACCTGGCACGGCGAGGACGGCAAGACCATCGACTACACCGGCACCGCGGAGATGGTGGACATCTTCGACGACAAGGGGAAGGCCATGTGCCACCAGTTCTGCCTGTCCTACGTCTCCGACGACGTTGACAAGTCCGACCGCCCGGTGACCTTCCTCTGGAACGGCGGCCCCGGCGGCTCGTCGTCCATGGTGTGCATCGGCGGCATGGGTCCCGTGCGCGTGCCCACCGACGGCACCAGGCACCTGCCCAACACCTGCCCGGTGGAGGACAACCCCTACACGCTGCTGCAGGTCTCCGACCTCGTCTTCATCGACGCCCCCGGCACCGGCTACTCCCATGTGGCCGCCGGCTACGACCCCAAGAAGGTCTGGGGCGTGGACGGCGACGGCGACGCCATGGCCCGCACCGTCATCGCGTGGCTGAACGAGCACAACGCCTGGGACCGTCCGCACTATCTCTACGGCGAGTCCTACGGCACCACCCGCGCCGCCGTGGTCTACCGCCTGCTCGGCGAGCGGGGCGTGGGCGTCGACGGCGTGGTGGAGCAGTCCTCCATCCTCGACTACGCCGTGATGCTTCCGGGCAACGACGACTACTACGCCGGCATGTTCCCGGTCATGGCCGCCACCGCCCAGTCCGCCGGCGTCACCGGTCAGGGCGTCTCTCCTGAGGACTGGTTTGCCCAGGCCATGGACTTCGTGAATACCACCTACATCAACGCACTCACCATCGCCGGCAACCTGCCGCAGGACAAGATGCAGGAGATCGCCGAGAAGATGAGCGAGTTCATCGGGCTGCCGGTGGACTTCATCATGGCTCGCAAGCTGCGCATCGAGCTCTATGAATTCCGTGCCCACTTTGCCCAGGACAAGGGCCTGTCCCACGGCCGCTACGATACCCGCTTCACCGAGCAGGTCTATCAACCGGTTCAGGGCGACCTTGGCTTCTTCCAGATGGAGGACCCCTCCTACGATGCCATCCAGGTGGTCTACAACGAGGTCTACCAGAAGCTGCTGCGCGACATGGGCTTTGCCGGCTACCCCAACTACTGCGGCCTGAACATCGAGGTCAACGAGGCCTGGAACTGGAACCACGACATGCCCGGCGTGGGCACCGCCCCCATGCCCAACGTGGCCTTCGACATCGCCACGGCCCTGCGTCGCAACCCCACGAGCCACGTGATCTTCCTCGGCGGCCGCCACGACGGCGCCACTCCCTACTGGAACGTCATCCACGACATGGCAAAGATGTACCTGCCTGACGACTTGGCCAAGCAGGTCCTGTGGTACGAGTCCAGCAACGGCCACATGCTCTACGCCGACACCGAGGCCCTGAAGGCCACCACGCCGGTGCTCCAGGATTTCTACGACCTGCGCCACCAGGCGTAA
- a CDS encoding ZIP family metal transporter — translation MDLALALLLPLAGTVAGSACMFFMTGTMSPLLRRALTGFAAGVMVAASIWSLIIPAMDQSEAMGKFAFVPALVGFWAGVGFLLLLDHVVPHEHADGEDEGPQSSLPKSAKLALAVIIHNIPEGMAVGALCAGWLMGGADITTGGMLALSAGIAIQNFPEGAIVSMPLRSDGVSRPKAFGWGVFSGVVEPVAALATIALAELVTPVLPYLLGFAAGAMVYVVVEELIPETAMGEGHSNLGTLLFSVGFTLMMVLDVALG, via the coding sequence GTGGATCTCGCCCTTGCCCTGCTTTTGCCCCTCGCCGGTACCGTAGCCGGTTCTGCCTGCATGTTCTTTATGACCGGCACCATGAGCCCGCTTTTGCGCCGCGCCCTCACCGGGTTTGCCGCCGGCGTTATGGTGGCCGCTTCCATCTGGAGCCTCATCATCCCCGCCATGGACCAGTCGGAGGCCATGGGCAAGTTCGCCTTCGTCCCGGCGCTCGTGGGGTTCTGGGCCGGCGTGGGCTTCCTGCTCCTGCTCGACCACGTGGTGCCCCACGAGCACGCCGACGGCGAGGACGAGGGGCCCCAGAGCTCGCTGCCCAAGTCGGCCAAGCTGGCCCTGGCCGTGATCATCCACAACATCCCCGAGGGCATGGCTGTGGGCGCCCTCTGCGCCGGCTGGCTCATGGGCGGGGCGGACATCACTACCGGCGGCATGCTGGCCCTCTCGGCCGGCATCGCCATCCAGAACTTTCCCGAGGGCGCCATCGTCTCCATGCCCCTGCGCAGCGACGGCGTGAGCCGTCCCAAGGCCTTTGGCTGGGGCGTCTTCTCTGGCGTGGTGGAGCCTGTGGCGGCCCTCGCCACCATCGCTTTGGCCGAGCTCGTGACTCCGGTGCTGCCCTACCTCCTGGGCTTTGCGGCCGGCGCCATGGTGTACGTGGTGGTGGAGGAGCTCATCCCCGAGACGGCCATGGGGGAGGGCCACTCCAATTTGGGCACGCTGCTGTTTTCTGTGGGCTTCACCCTGATGATGGTGCTGGACGTGGCCCTGGGGTGA
- a CDS encoding ATP-binding cassette domain-containing protein, translating to MSYTYPDAPAPALNDVSAVFPAGWTGLLGDNGCGKTTLAAVAAGLVAPSDGSCTRGLSSAFCPQDSSMRPAGLEEFCCDWGEAAVEVRRLLDADDAWGWRWEELSGGQRKRLQVACALWRRPDVLVMDEPTNDLDLPSREALARTLAVFKGVGILISHDRRLLDALASQCLVCSDGRWVMRPGGYTAASGQERLERVAAERARARAKGEVARLEAEARRRAQVAASSSARMSRASVDPGDRDAKGRIGLAILTGKDGVAGRASATMDRRLKRARGDLAGARVAKRYEGGLQGFGHRARTATVAHVPAGEVRAGDFSLTVPELWVGPGDRVGVSGPNGAGKSVLVRRLMEGVRSVGSCLYVPQDVDGSVRAEALDRLRSLGPGEAGAALSLVARLNSRPERLLSGADASPGETRKLMLALGLLDNPALLVLDEPTNHLDVASIEALQGLLGVFPGAAVTVSHDAALLDAVSTVRWEVVPDGPVRSHLVRT from the coding sequence GTGTCCTATACCTATCCAGATGCGCCGGCGCCGGCGCTCAACGATGTCTCGGCCGTCTTTCCTGCGGGGTGGACCGGCCTTTTAGGCGACAACGGCTGCGGCAAGACGACGCTTGCCGCTGTTGCTGCCGGACTTGTCGCACCCAGCGATGGCTCTTGCACGCGCGGGCTTTCGTCGGCCTTTTGTCCGCAGGACTCCTCGATGCGCCCTGCGGGTCTGGAGGAGTTCTGCTGCGACTGGGGCGAGGCGGCCGTCGAGGTACGGCGCCTTCTGGACGCAGACGACGCCTGGGGCTGGCGCTGGGAGGAGCTTTCCGGCGGACAGCGAAAGCGGCTGCAGGTGGCCTGTGCCCTGTGGAGGCGCCCCGACGTCCTAGTGATGGACGAGCCTACCAACGACCTCGATCTTCCCTCTCGCGAGGCGCTCGCTCGAACGCTCGCCGTCTTTAAAGGCGTTGGCATCCTCATCTCCCACGACCGCCGTCTGCTCGACGCCCTTGCCTCTCAGTGCCTCGTGTGCTCCGACGGGCGATGGGTCATGCGCCCGGGCGGCTACACGGCTGCGTCGGGCCAGGAGCGCTTGGAGCGAGTCGCGGCCGAGCGCGCCCGGGCCCGCGCGAAAGGGGAGGTGGCGCGGCTCGAGGCGGAGGCGCGACGGCGCGCGCAGGTGGCGGCATCGTCATCGGCCCGGATGAGCCGTGCGTCGGTGGATCCGGGCGACCGCGACGCCAAGGGCCGGATCGGGCTTGCGATTCTCACGGGCAAGGACGGTGTGGCAGGGCGTGCCAGCGCAACCATGGACAGGCGCCTGAAAAGGGCTAGGGGCGACTTGGCGGGCGCCCGGGTGGCCAAGCGCTACGAAGGAGGGCTGCAGGGCTTTGGCCATCGCGCCCGCACGGCGACGGTGGCCCATGTACCTGCGGGAGAGGTGCGCGCGGGGGACTTCTCGCTGACAGTGCCCGAGCTCTGGGTGGGGCCCGGCGACCGGGTGGGTGTCTCGGGGCCCAACGGCGCGGGCAAGAGCGTGTTGGTGCGTCGGCTGATGGAAGGGGTGCGCAGCGTCGGGAGCTGCCTCTATGTGCCGCAGGACGTTGACGGCTCTGTGCGTGCGGAGGCCCTTGATCGGCTGAGGTCGCTCGGCCCTGGGGAGGCCGGGGCCGCCCTGTCTCTCGTGGCGCGGCTCAACTCCCGCCCCGAGCGTCTGCTCTCCGGCGCAGACGCCAGCCCTGGCGAGACCCGCAAGCTCATGCTTGCGCTCGGCCTTTTGGACAATCCGGCGCTTCTGGTGCTGGACGAGCCCACCAACCATCTGGACGTGGCCTCCATCGAGGCGCTTCAGGGCCTGTTGGGAGTCTTTCCCGGGGCCGCGGTGACGGTCTCCCACGACGCGGCGCTGCTCGACGCCGTATCCACCGTGCGCTGGGAGGTGGTCCCCGACGGCCCCGTCCGCTCGCATCTTGTCCGCACCTAG
- a CDS encoding magnesium transporter CorA family protein, producing the protein MISFYKSKEGRIEEVSGLVPGCWVEVLEPRDQDLAFLTRDLGIVDEFIREACDDEETSHIDHDDDTGQILVVVDCPFEETDDGSGRVQYDTHPLSFIFLPEQDHFVTVSLRPNDIVGALTHAASMGIETHLRVNLLLRVLLKVTQRYLADLRSINRQIRRSENTLRRTMDNDELISMLGLEKSLVYFSTSLQGLEATVNRIGTGRTIPLYDDDRELLDDVLIEVRQAVEMCVTCTQILNSVTDTFSNVMSNNLNKTMRTLTVLTLILSIPTGVFGFYGMNVAGLPFAGSWVFSVVLSVAVAALAVVALRVLRLLK; encoded by the coding sequence ATGATCTCGTTCTACAAATCCAAGGAAGGCCGGATCGAGGAGGTCTCGGGCCTGGTGCCGGGCTGCTGGGTGGAGGTGCTCGAGCCGCGCGACCAAGACCTGGCGTTTCTCACCCGCGACCTGGGCATCGTCGACGAGTTCATCCGGGAGGCCTGCGACGACGAGGAGACCTCCCACATCGACCACGACGACGACACCGGCCAGATCCTCGTGGTGGTGGACTGTCCCTTCGAGGAGACCGACGACGGGTCGGGCCGGGTGCAGTACGACACCCACCCGCTCTCCTTCATCTTCCTGCCCGAGCAGGACCACTTCGTCACGGTGTCGCTCAGGCCCAACGACATCGTGGGGGCCCTCACCCACGCCGCTTCCATGGGCATCGAGACGCACCTGCGGGTGAACCTCCTGCTCAGGGTGCTGCTCAAGGTGACCCAGCGCTATCTTGCCGACCTGCGCTCCATCAACCGCCAGATCCGCCGCAGCGAGAACACCCTGCGGCGTACCATGGACAACGACGAGCTCATCTCCATGCTGGGCCTGGAGAAGTCGCTGGTCTACTTCTCCACGTCGCTCCAGGGCCTGGAGGCCACGGTGAACCGTATCGGCACGGGTCGCACCATCCCGCTCTACGACGACGACCGCGAGCTCCTGGACGACGTGCTCATCGAGGTGCGCCAGGCCGTGGAGATGTGCGTCACCTGCACCCAGATCCTGAACAGCGTCACCGACACCTTCTCCAACGTGATGTCCAACAACCTCAACAAGACCATGCGGACCCTCACCGTGCTCACCCTGATCCTGTCGATTCCCACCGGGGTATTCGGTTTCTACGGCATGAACGTGGCGGGGTTGCCCTTCGCGGGGTCGTGGGTGTTCTCGGTGGTGCTCTCGGTGGCCGTGGCGGCCCTGGCCGTGGTGGCCCTCAGGGTTCTGCGACTCCTCAAGTGA